The Saccharomycodes ludwigii strain NBRC 1722 chromosome II, whole genome shotgun sequence genome window below encodes:
- the MEX67 gene encoding Mex67p (similar to Saccharomyces cerevisiae YPL169C | MEX67 | Messenger RNA EXport factor of 67 kDa) codes for MINRFNNTNFHNPNNLSQLAQQNVNSNKVKISINGWQNATQNDVINFISRKTRIAVVDSYIDGQLVYGFVNNITQANNLLNYNGIRFAGNALKFNIINDQNGTGVGTTNNTIKLLTEFLYKRFNPQLKMLDLSALHQDPVLVSNGLFSSLSTQSKMFPALMKLAESESGKNPAFIIESINLSDNNLKDVNGLNSMALTFPTLKNLCLANNQISKFRSLENWKNKFKYLRELILTNNPITNDLSYKNEMLRLFPRLILLDNVYVRDETKLNSILNLPFYKKQFFWENDQLGQYATDFISNFLNLWDSNTRTQLLQLYTPQSQFSTSVDSSIPTSTTPNSDQDPSFGLYLPLSRNISKVSSSKSRLERLNVGLEQIEKAFRSLPKTKHFLLESPHNYSVESWGFAPGFIITLHGFYEEVGKPDLDRDLASNSNKSNNRNRRYNNNNNNNRLGKKAFDRVWLVIPQGNSVIVASDMLCVRAYVEGSWVKSPPSQTKVQPQQQPLQAQQPLQVQQPLQVQQPLQVQQPLQAQQPLQVQQPLQVQQPLQVQQPLQVQQSGAILTPPTSAGTNMSNASANNIINTSTTTTLQIPPEIKSKLNMQQLILVNKIHLETKLNVQYTLMLCEQSGWNYDVAIRGFQSSINNIPREAYGM; via the coding sequence ATGATAAATAGATTcaataataccaatttCCATAATCCCAACAATTTATCACAATTGGCCCAACAAAAtgttaatagtaataaagtCAAAATAAGTATAAATGGCTGGCAAAATGCTACTCAAAATGAcgtaattaattttatatctagaaaaacaagaattgctgttgttgattCATATATCGATGGCCAATTAGTTTATGGCtttgtaaataatattactcAGGCTAACAACTTACTTAATTACAATGGTATAAGATTTGCCGGCAATGCATTAaagtttaatattattaacgACCAAAATGGTACTGGTGTCggtactactaataatactattaagCTATTAACTGAGTTTTTGTATAAAAGGTTTAATCcccaattaaaaatgttagaTTTAAGTGCATTACATCAAGACCCTGTTTTAGTATCAAATGGTTTATTCAGTTCTCTATCGACCCAATCTAAAATGTTCCCTGCTTTAATGAAATTAGCAGAGAGTGAAAGCGGTAAAAACCCTGCTTTTATTATAGAAAGCATTAATTTAAGTGACAACAATTTAAAGGATGTTAATGGGTTGAATAGTATGGCTTTAACTTTCCCGACTTTGAAGAATTTATGTTTAGCCAATAATCAAATCAGTAAATTTAGAAGTTTagaaaattggaaaaacaaatttaaatacTTGAGGGAATTGATTTTAACGAATAACCCTATTACCAACGACTTGAGTTATAAAAACGAAATGTTAAGACTCTTCCCCCgtttgattttattggaTAACGTATATGTTAGGGACGAAACTAAATTGAATTCAATACTAAATTTAccattttataaaaaacaatttttttgggaAAACGATCAACTAGGTCAATATGCAACTGATTTTATATCCAactttttgaatttatgGGATAGCAACACAAGAACACAGTTATTACAATTATATACTCCGCAATCACAATTTTCTACTTCTGTTGATTCTTCTATCCCCACTAGTACCACTCCTAATTCAGATCAAGATCCATCGTTTGGACTTTATTTACCGTTGTCTAGAAATATTTCTAAAGTATCTAGTTCGAAGTCAAGACTTGAAAGATTAAATGTCGGCTTAGaacaaattgaaaaggCATTTAGATCTTTACCAAAGACAAAACATTTCTTATTAGAGAGCCCTCATAATTATTCTGTTGAGTCGTGGGGATTTGCTCCGGGATTTATTATAACTTTGCATGGATTTTATGAGGAAGTGGGTAAACCAGATCTGGATAGAGATCTTGCATCTAATAGCAATAAGTCAAACAATAGAAATAGAagatataataacaataataataacaatagatTGGGTAAAAAAGCATTTGACAGAGTTTGGTTGGTTATTCCCCAAGGTAATTCTGTCATAGTTGCATCAGATATGTTATGTGTTAGAGCATATGTTGAAGGTTCATGGGTCAAATCACCGCCATCACAAACAAAAGTTCAACCACAACAGCAACCATTACAAGCTCAACAACCACTACAAGTTCAACAACCATTACAAGTTCAACAACCACTACAAGTTCAACAACCACTACAGGCTCAACAACCATTACAAGTTCAACAACCATTACAAGTTCAACAACCATTACAAGTTCAACAACCATTACAAGTTCAACAATCAGGGGCTATACTGACTCCACCAACTTCAGCTGGTACCAATATGTCTAATGCAAGCGCtaacaatattatcaatacaagtacaacaacaacattaCAAATTCCTCCCGAGATTAAATCCAAATTAAACATGCAACAATTAATTTTGGTGAATAAAATACACTTAGAAACCAAATTGAATGTTCAATATACTTTAATGTTATGTGAGCAAAGTGGTTGGAATTACGATGTTGCCATTAGAGGATTTCAATCAAGTATAAACAACATTCCAAGAGAAGCTTATGGCATGTAG
- the OSW1 gene encoding Osw1p (similar to Saccharomyces cerevisiae YOR255W | OSW1 | Outer Spore Wall) produces the protein MRAPPPPRKSKGRYFKQASNYILKIITLQKLRNRWNLHRIHCFDRQVQFKAKITRDRNKNGVIRKSYNQFGSVKKRKWYRKPGKTNNSKKPLLIIDYNHYCTVKNNVVGNNSRKQNSIKPQISADNKNDITTNNKQNNYPQITILERSTLSKLHISKRKYKLKKLNMKLTSTFPEPNLQDKFSSIDINDDEKEELLMKTVQEHHIYQKLNELADVKISLNKKNIIKTTAIPNSNVTTDANNRKGDQRLQIDKNFFIQLPRDNITIDKLFTESNDNTHQSKNNKNSNYNIDQEKYHMIEKHPHLDMIRTPYNNTKLKITDFLNKIEKETKPNMEELYTDGISTTRLDSDFDDTMLLSGKYSNQYITNNRSYDRRSKGGDKLDEVATSSDMINSLKVAHNMFNNYLEIKTAFQK, from the coding sequence ATGAGAGCACCACCGCCACCAAGGAAGTCTAAAGGACGCTATTTTAAACAGGCatcaaattatattttaaaaatcataactttacaaaaattaagaaataGATGGAATTTACATAGAATACACTGTTTTGATAGACAAGTACAATTTAAAGCAAAAATTACCAGagatagaaataaaaatggtgtAATACGTAAATCTTATAATCAATTTGGAAGcgttaaaaaaagaaaatggtaTAGAAAGCCGGGAAAAActaataattctaaaaagccattattaattatcGATTATAATCATTATTGCAcagtaaaaaataatgttgtAGGTAACAATTCGAGAAAACAAAACAGTATCAAACCTCAAATTTCAgctgataataaaaatgatattactactaataataaacaaaacaattatCCACAAATTACCATTTTGGAACGTTCGACATTATCTAAATTACACATCAGCAAAAGAAAgtataaattgaaaaaattaaatatgaAATTAACCTCAACTTTTCCGGAGCCAAATTTACAGGACAAATTTAGTAGCATTGATATTAATGACGACGAAAAAGAAGAACTCTTGATGAAAACAGTTCAAGAGCATcatatttatcaaaaattgaACGAATTGGCAGATGTAAAAATCagtttgaataaaaaaaatataatcaaaacAACTGCTATTCCAAATTCAAATGTTACTACTGATGCTAATAACAGGAAAGGTGATCAGAGATTGCAAATtgataaaaactttttcattCAATTGCCAAGGGATAATATAACTattgataaattatttaccGAATCCAATGACAATACGCACCAGAGCAagaacaataaaaattccaattataatattgatcaagaaaaatatcacATGATTGAAAAACATCCACATTTAGACATGATTAGAACACCTTACAATAacacaaaattaaaaataacagattttctaaacaaaatagaaaaagaaacaaagcCTAATATGGAAGAATTATATACTGATGGTATTAGTACTACAAGATTAGATAGTGATTTTGATGATACTATGTTATTATCAGGCAAATACAGTAATCAATATATCACCAACAACAGGAGTTATGATAGAAGATCCAAAGGTGGTGATAAATTAGATGAAGTGGCAACAAGTAGTGATATGATAAATTCATTAAAAGTAGCCCATAATATGTTTAATAACtatttggaaataaaaaccgCCTTCCAAAAGTAA
- the DAP1 gene encoding Dap1p (similar to Saccharomyces cerevisiae YPL170W | DAP1 | DAmage resistance Protein) has translation MSFLYNMIFGKVKESEDPTGITNNASTNNKDASSTSEPVVEQKFTLRTLNKYNGHDDPRIFIAVNGNVYDCTPGRQFYGPSGPYNNFAGSDASRGLALNSFDSENIREWDQPIDDLSDLSPAQRKSLEDWEAHFAKKYTRIGELISASPAYSDDE, from the coding sequence atgtcttttttatataatatgaTTTTTGGCAAAGTTAAGGAATCAGAAGATCCAACAGGTATAACTAACAACGCGTCCACAAATAACAAAGATGCAAGTTCAACCAGTGAACCAGTTGTAGAACAAAAATTTACTTTACGTACcttgaataaatataatggaCATGACGATCCAAGAATTTTTATTGCAGTTAATGGAAATGTTTATGACTGTACTCCTGGTAGACAATTCTATGGACCAAGTGGCccatataataattttgcaGGATCTGATGCCTCAAGAGGTTTAGCGCTTAATAGTTTTGACAGTGAAAATATTAGAGAATGGGATCAGCCAATTGATGACTTAAGTGATTTATCACCCGCACAAAGGAAATCTTTGGAAGATTGGGAGGCTCATTTTGCCAAAAAGTATACACGTATAGGTGAACTAATTTCAGCTTCACCAGCTTATTCAGATGATGaataa
- a CDS encoding uncharacterized protein (similar to Saccharomyces cerevisiae YOR256C | TRE2 | Transferrrin REceptor like (paralog of YPL176C | TRE1)), translating to MPRYERVNDTEDNDLPSNPPNYDDLEIGHSEEESDSEHQVLLNGSSNNENNDINNTTGVNLNNSGSLEAGVPPLMMDYEEEDGEEAEEETYDLRRRKLLDFCSKIKKMSYKFYTNLLIPIHETTVCPLIVFYGVLSRKIDFYLSKLGNPLIMRRFVYVVLMSVIAYIVTIIGLNKTDSGINGMFSDQDELLHYAKRCVDLAKFEQDLEYLSSMPHIAGTKGDLAIADYVYESFSNNGIKSVYKTSYQSYLNYASNASLVLKPRAGGEFKIDLSELNFNPLSTNGKQHDATLIYGGYGTWSDYEKLHNNMSIDFFQVIMVLKYGDLVSEQILIAQSHGVQGIIFISDGEDDDDDNIQMKGVGLPQFGTGDPLTPGWSSNLPNRIDLDKSLLVPKIPTIPLSRKQAVILKDMLEDIGEEWDDGWFTGDSHAILVDMEVETEADAFHPSWDIMAKIDGKEQNDKAIIIGAARDSACNGALYPNFSTAVLMSLVQLFQQIKYKYNWKPLRNIYFISYDASYYNYAGSTELLEDQLGRIKHEIYTYIDISQLGIGINELNIQCNPMLTDFFAKLNDKFDFHIKTENVHQYGNWIPYMSNGIPVVILASPENKKGETPLDSCSDTWKNLREVLYKEYKDGKGWDRTSRLILYTLEVVLKFVDDPIIPFNFATFVDNLKDIFEDLRSQISEINDENVSKLDLRSIESSLATWHSIVKEWEKVLDMWGQVVIEEGQNVEPNLISVHRWSWNRKLALTPTKQIDAGGLPGLRKFYKNVLFGPTLWTITDGEHDSWSFPGVRDAIHDKDWNRAQEQINAVSNALEQSAKFFRDESFTDV from the coding sequence ATGCCTCGGTACGAAAGAGTAAATGACACAGAGGATAACGATTTACCATCCAATCCACCTAATTATGACGATCTCGAAATTGGGCATtcagaagaagaaagtgATTCTGAACATCAAGTGCTTTTAAACGGTTCAtctaataatgaaaataatgatatcaataatactacTGGTGTGAATTTGAATAATAGTGGTAGCCTTGAAGCGGGAGTTCCTCCACTCATGATGGAttatgaagaagaagatggaGAGGAAGCAGAAGAAGAAACATACGACTTAAGGAGACGAAAACTGCTAGACTTTTGCtcaaagataaaaaaaatgagttaTAAGTTTTATACTAATCTACTTATTCCGATCCATGAAACTACAGTGTGTCCGTTGATTGTGTTTTATGGTGTTTTAAGTAGAAAGATCGACTTTTATTTATCGAAATTGGGAAATCCATTAATAATGAGAAGGTTTGTTTACGTTGTGTTAATGAGTGTGATTGCTTATATTGTAACCATAATAGGTTTAAATAAGACTGATTCTGGTATCAACGGAATGTTTTCTGATCAGGATGAACTTTTGCATTATGCTAAGAGGTGTGTTGATTTGGCCAAGTTTGAGCAGGATTTGGAATATTTGAGTAGCATGCCTCATATAGCCGGTACAAAGGGTGATTTAGCTATTGCGGACTATGTCTATGAATCATTCAGCAATAATGGTATTAAATCGGTTTATAAAACATCATACCAATCATATTTGAATTATGCAAGTAATGCTTCGTTAGTTTTGAAACCAAGAGCTGGTGGTGAGTTTAAAATAGATTTAAGTGAACTAAATTTTAATCCTTTATCTACAAATGGTAAGCAACATGATGCTACGTTAATATATGGTGGGTATGGTACTTGGAGTGACTATGAAAAATTGCATAACAATATGAGTATCGACTTTTTCCAAGTTATTATGGTTTTGAAATATGGGGATTTGGTCAGCGAACAAATACTCATTGCGCAATCCCACGGTGTCCAGggtataatatttataagtGATGGAgaggatgatgatgatgacaaTATTCAAATGAAAGGTGTAGGATTACCTCAATTTGGCACTGGTGATCCGCTAACTCCTGGGTGGTCATCGAACCTACCCAATAGAATTGATTTAGATAAATCCCTATTAGTACCTAAAATTCCTACCATTCCTTTGTCTAGAAAACAAGCGGTTATCTTAAAAGATATGTTGGAAGATATAGGTGAAGAATGGGACGACGGCTGGTTTACTGGTGATAGCCATGCTATATTAGTTGATATGGAAGTCGAAACAGAGGCTGATGCCTTCCATCCTAGTTGGGATATAATGGCTAAAATAGACGGTAAAGAGCAAAACGACAAGGCCATAATAATAGGTGCTGCAAGAGATTCCGCATGTAATGGTGCCCTTTATCCTAATTTCTCAACTGCAGTTTTAATGTCTCTGGTGCAGTTATTTCAACAAatcaaatacaaatacAATTGGAAGCCtttaagaaatatatattttatatcatACGATGCATCTTATTATAACTATGCTGGCTCCACTGAGCTGTTGGAAGATCAATTGGGTAGGATTAAACATGAAATTTACACATACATTGATATTTCACAATTAGGTATTGGCATTAATGAATTGAATATCCAGTGTAATCCTATGTTGACTGATTTCTTtgcaaaattaaatgacAAGTTTGATTTCCACATTAAAACTGAAAATGTGCATCAATATGGAAATTGGATTCCATATATGTCAAATGGGATACCCGTAGTGATTTTAGCATCAcctgaaaacaaaaagggaGAGACTCCTTTGGATAGTTGTTCCGATACCTGGAAAAATTTAAGAGAAGTATTGTACAAGGAATATAAAGATGGGAAAGGTTGGGATAGAACTTCAAGATTGATACTATACACATTGGAGGTAgtattaaaatttgttgATGATCCAATAATTCCATTTAATTTTGCCACTTTTGTTGACAATTTGAAAGACATATTTGAAGATTTAAGATCCCAGATATCAGAAATCAACGATGAGAACGTTTCAAAACTAGATCTAAGGTCCATAGAATCATCTTTGGCCACTTGGCATAGTATTGTCAAAGAATGGGAAAAGGTTTTAGATATGTGGGGTCAAGTTGTTATCGAAGAGGGGCAAAATGTTGAACCTAATTTGATTTCTGTTCATAGGTGGTCTTGGAATAGAAAATTAGCGTTGACACCTACAAAGCAGATTGACGCTGGCGGATTACCAGGGTTAAGAAAATTCtacaaaaatgttttatttggaCCAACATTATGGACAATAACCGACGGAGAACATGATTCTTGGTCATTCCCTGGCGTAAGAGATGCAATACACGATAAGGATTGGAATAGGGCACAAGAACAAATTAATGCTGTTAGCAATGCCTTAGAGCAGTCTGCAAAATTTTTCAGAGATGAGAGCTTTACTGATGTGTAA
- the SPT14 gene encoding phosphatidylinositol N-acetylglucosaminyltransferase SPT14 (similar to Saccharomyces cerevisiae YPL175W | SPT14 | SuPpressor of Ty), with protein sequence MREQKKYNIAMVCDFFYPQLGGVEFHMHHLSQKLIELGHSVCIITHSYKNRRGIRYLSNGLKVYYVPYIVLYRETTFPTVFSTFPIMRDIFIREDVQIVHSHGSVSTFAHEALVHASIMGLSTVFTDHSLYGFDTLGSILINKLLKFSTTLVDQLIAVSNITKENMCLRTMFDHSKISVIPNAVVPDDFKPDENLAFLKKSRKPDDPITIIVISRLFPNKGADLLTHLIPKICENNPKVNFIIAGDGPKFIDFQQMIETYRLQEKVQLIGSVQHEKVRDVMCQGDIYLHASLIEAFGTVLVEAASCGLLVVTTVVGGIPEVLPKHMTIFAENTSVSSLVKATTKAIELIRNGYDTTTFHDEIAKIYDWKDVAKRTVKVYDNAVNRSDKPKNWLEIVERFFNNNKDTGNGMMARCLFALCAIVDILFYLFLEWVHPRDRIDKAIKWNHRKK encoded by the coding sequence ATGagagaacaaaaaaagtataatatTGCTATGGTATGCGATTTTTTCTATCCACAATTAGGCGGTGTTGAATTTCACATGCACCATTTATCCCAAAAGCTCATTGAACTTGGTCATTCCGTTTGCATTATAACACAttcatataaaaatagaagaGGGATACGGTATCTATCAAATGGTCTTAAAGTTTATTATGTGCCGTATATTGTCCTATATAGAGAAACTACCTTTCCAACAGTCTTTTCTACATTTCCCATAATGAGAGATATATTTATTAGGGAAGATGTTCAAATAGTACATTCACATGGAAGTGTTTCAACATTTGCTCATGAAGCATTAGTTCATGCATCTATAATGGGGCTATCCACAGTTTTCACAGACCATTCTTTATATGGATTCGACACATTGGGGtctattttaattaacaaGTTATTGAAGTTTAGTACCACATTAGTTGATCAATTAATAGCCGTTTCCAATATAACAAAGGAAAATATGTGCTTAAGAACTATGTTTGATCATTCCAAAATATCTGTCATTCCTAATGCAGTAGTTCCTGATGACTTTAAGCCGGACGAAAATTTAgcttttttgaaaaaatcaagGAAACCAGATGACCCAATTACCATTATAGTTATATCAAGATTATTTCCCAACAAGGGGGCCGATCTTTTGACACACTTAATTCCTAAGATTTGCGAAAATAACCCAAAGGTTAACTTTATAATAGCAGGCGACGGTCCTAAATTTATAGATTTCCAACAGATGATTGAAACTTACAGattacaagaaaaagttCAATTAATTGGATCTGTCCAACATGAAAAAGTAAGAGATGTTATGTGTCAAGGTGATATTTACTTGCACGCTAGCTTGATTGAAGCATTTGGTACCGTATTAGTAGAAGCAGCTTCCTGTGGACTGCTAGTTGTCACCACAGTGGTTGGCGGTATACCAGAAGTATTGCCAAAACATATGACCATTTTTGCAGAAAATACATCAGTTTCAAGTTTGGTCAAAGCCACTACTAAAGCTATTGAATTAATTAGAAATGGATATGATACCACAACTTTTCACGATGAAATAGCGAAGATCTATGATTGGAAAGACGTGGCGAAAAGAACTGTCAAAGTTTATGATAATGCTGTAAATAGGAGTGATAAACCCAAAAATTGGTTGGAAATTGTAGAAAGgttttttaacaataataaggATACTGGCAATGGTATGATGGCTAGATGTTTGTTTGCATTGTGCGCAATTGTTGATATACtattttatctatttttagAGTGGGTTCATCCAAGAGACAGAATTGACAAAGCTATAAAATGGAATCATCGAAAGAAATag
- the NIP100 gene encoding Nip100p (similar to Saccharomyces cerevisiae YDR356W | SPC110 | Spindle Pole Component): MNKEDVERLKNIISKLENKVYLLTQKYHELEIEKNKKSNDSTLEQQLEELIIDKETLEEYNAIQKLEIDNLLTKNQNLRQRLNTLVETTKYGDLTLKYVELQQTLNELSSKYTTLEKDKTQKIQEIDDLKSTIQVLESDLDNTSKELVTTLHKLDELIPLEDITLMEIVDKLTAENLDLSEKIELLYTENEKIQTQLCNEKDLSNNYQLFNTELTKETLNLQQKLEEIVFKLSKLKKEYDDSKLLLKKRDIEISRFQIEMENISHLKTIAELKNKLYSKVNYSSLQLSIFLIELAKQVISNNHVFNIETYQKKIEISYNLIYLSFIYKSFPQLIVRKELTTNIIQFLDFNNISIPSLDAIVSPHLNYIYETLFYLVNFLLSDMISNIPQTGSIQVLYEKRLEIENLLKTKCSELESTETYCVNEKPNLIFEKFHLMIVLPLLDIIHNLNDEKIAVVIKNLNQYVDFVQHWEVTSIKDTNKPVSQFQELPLIPSEQETSKRENFKLYQKKVEELNLKIKTLESKIVKLLKNEQNLKSLTFNMDEVQRQNEEMKTKYKTLEIENIKLNERIIELSIASFQKLKSKNFVQTFQVYSAWDKVELLQKINDLQEYISKTSSKTENVTYDWLDEWEFKPHKKLHTKFKNNFHELNHLSKKIVTNPGKINPSIKLYNLLTNFNDTSI; the protein is encoded by the coding sequence ATGAACAAAGAAGATGTcgaaagattaaaaaatatcattagtAAATTAGAAAACAAGGTTTACTTGTTGACTCAGAAGTATCATGAATtagaaattgaaaaaaataaaaagagtaATGATAGCACTTTAGAACAACAATTAGAAGAACTGATTATCGATAAAGAAACTTTAGAGGAATATAATGCCAttcaaaaattggaaattgATAATCTTTTGACTAAGAATCAAAATTTACGACAGAGGTTAAATACTTTAGTAGAAACTACTAAATATGGTGATTTAACCTTGAAATATGTAGAACTACAACAGACTTTGAATGAATTATCAAGTAAATATACAACTTTAGAGAAAGataaaacacaaaaaataCAAGAAATTGATGACTTAAAGTCAACTATCCAGGTTTTAGAATCGGACTTAGATAATACTTCTAAAGAATTAGTTACTACACTACACAAACTTGATGAATTGATACCACTAGAAGATATCACATTAATGGAAATTGTGGACAAGTTGACAGCAGAAAATCTAGATTTGagtgaaaaaattgaattattatatactgaaaatgaaaagataCAAACTCAGTTATGTAATGAAAAAGACTTAAGCAACAACTATCAGTTGTTTAACACTGAATTGACCAAGGAAACTCTAAATTTACAACAAAAACTTGAAGAAatagtttttaaattatccaaacttaaaaaagaatatgatGATTCGAaattattactaaaaaaaagggacaTTGAGATTTCAAGGTTTCAGATTgaaatggaaaatattaGCCATTTAAAAACCATAGCAGAATTAAAGAACAAGTTGTATTCCAAGGTTAATTACAGCTCCTTGCAactttccatttttttaattgaattgGCCAAGCAGGTTATTAGTAATAACCACGTATTCAACATTGAAacttatcaaaaaaaaatagaaatatcatataatttaatttatttgagTTTCATTTACAAAAGTTTTCCACAGTTAATAGTACGTAAAGAACTCacaacaaatattatacaatttttggattttaaCAATATATCAATACCTTCGTTAGATGCTATTGTATCGCCacatttaaattatatatacgagactttattttatttggtaaattttttactttcAGATATGATTAGCAATATACCACAAACTGGAAGTATCCAAGTACTTTACGAAAAACGTttagaaatagaaaatttgttaaaaacaaaatgttCTGAACTAGAGAGTACTGAAACATATTGTGTTAACGAAAAGccaaatttaatatttgaaaagtttCATTTAATGATTGTGTTGCCCTTACTTGATATTATCcataatttaaatgatgaGAAGATAGCAGTAGTGATAAAGAATTTAAACCAGTATGTGGATTTTGTTCAACATTGGGAAGTGACATCCATAAAAGATACCAACAAACCAGTCTCCCAATTTCAAGAGTTACCATTAATCCCTTCAGAACAAGAAACCAGTAAGAGAGAAAACTTTAAATTgtaccaaaaaaaagttgagGAATTAAAtctcaaaattaaaacattagAGTCTAAAATAgtcaaattattaaagaatGAACAAAATCTAAAGAGCTTGACATTTAATATGGACGAAGTTCAAAGGCAAAATGAAGAAATGAAGACGAAATATAAAACACtggaaattgaaaatataaaattaaatgagcGGATTATTGAATTATCAATAGcttcttttcaaaaattgaaatctaaaaattttgttcaAACTTTTCAAGTCTATAGCGCTTGGGATAAAGTTGAGTtgttacaaaaaattaatgacttacaagaatatatatcaaaaacAAGTAGCAAGACAGAAAATGTAACTTATGATTGGCTTGATGAATGGGAATTTAAACCGCATAAGAAATTGCAtacaaaattcaaaaataatttccaCGAATTAAACCATTTAAGCAAGAAAATAGTGACAAATCcaggaaaaataaatccatctattaaattatataatttgttaACAAATTTCAATGACACATCTATatag
- the CDC31 gene encoding centrin (similar to Saccharomyces cerevisiae YOR257W | CDC31 | Cell Division Cycle) → MSKRTKNIRLSNGLASPSPAQRLSGSGINNIQSRTSSTRNTEFQSNEELLEEQKQEIFEAFTLFDMNNDGYIDYHEMKVAFRALGFDLDKRQLLEILDKYDEDGSRLIKYENFFKVAAEKILERDPIEEIRRAFKLFDDDNTGKITFHNLKRVAKELGENLTDDELRAMIDEFDLDNDGAINEEEFIALCTE, encoded by the coding sequence ATGAGTAAAAGAACCAAAAATATCAGATTGAGTAATGGTTTAGCATCACCTTCACCAGCTCAAAGATTGTCAGGAAGtggtattaataatatacaatCAAGAACCAGCAGTACTAGAAATACCGAATTTCAATCAAATGAGGAACTACTTGAAGAACAAAAGCAAGAAATATTTGAAGCCTTTACCTTGTTTGACATGAACAATGACGGATACATAGATTATCATGAAATGAAAGTAGCGTTTAGAGCGTTAGGATTTGATTTAGATAAGAGACAGTTGTTAGAAATTTTGGATAAATATGATGAAGATGGTTCTAGGCTAATAAAATacgaaaatttttttaaagtagCTGCTGAAAAAATACTTGAGAGAGATCCAATAGAGGAAATTAGAAGAGCATTTAAACtatttgatgatgataatactggaaaaataacttttcataatttaaaaagggTTGCTAAAGAGCTAGGGGAAAATTTAACTGATGATGAATTGAGAGCGATGATTGATGAATTTGATTTAGATAATGATGGTGCTATtaatgaagaagaatttATTGCTTTATGTACAGAATAA